From the Hymenobacter yonginensis genome, one window contains:
- a CDS encoding IPExxxVDY family protein gives MKTLTLDVEYECDFDLFGVVSSSREHTLAWQLNQALRLRLVKQQDLIYDLLHQGRLVISNYLHATEHLTLRLLRNRSIDPSVLKKPFLAPDVKEYDYLIQVNNGSGQLAAEALLAELTTLPVVQYACQFDPNTLKFKENLLF, from the coding sequence ATGAAAACCCTCACGCTGGACGTAGAATATGAGTGTGACTTCGACTTGTTCGGGGTAGTCTCGTCGAGCCGGGAGCACACGCTGGCCTGGCAGCTCAACCAGGCGCTGCGCCTGCGCCTGGTGAAGCAGCAGGACCTGATCTACGACCTGCTCCACCAGGGCCGGCTGGTCATCAGCAACTACCTGCACGCCACCGAGCACCTCACGCTGCGCCTGCTGCGCAACCGCTCCATCGACCCCTCGGTGCTGAAAAAGCCGTTTCTGGCCCCCGATGTTAAGGAGTACGACTACCTGATTCAGGTGAACAACGGCAGCGGCCAGCTGGCAGCCGAGGCTCTGCTGGCCGAACTGACGACCCTGCCCGTGGTGCAGTACGCCTGCCAATTCGACCCGAATACCTTGAAGTTTAAAGAAAATCTGCTCTTTTGA
- a CDS encoding acyl carrier protein: MSEIAEKVKAIIIDKLGVEASEVTPEASFTNDLGADSLDTVELIMEFEKEFNVSIPDDQAENIGTVGQAISYLEEHAK; this comes from the coding sequence ATGTCTGAAATTGCAGAAAAAGTAAAAGCCATCATCATCGACAAACTGGGCGTAGAAGCGTCGGAAGTAACCCCCGAGGCCTCTTTCACCAACGACCTGGGTGCCGACTCGCTCGACACGGTGGAGCTGATCATGGAGTTTGAAAAAGAATTCAACGTGTCTATCCCAGACGACCAGGCCGAAAACATCGGCACCGTGGGCCAGGCTATCAGCTACCTCGAAGAGCACGCTAAGTAA
- the fabF gene encoding beta-ketoacyl-ACP synthase II: MAFRRVVVTGLGAITPLGSTVPAYWEGLRQGISGAAPITRFDASKFKTRFACEVKNYSPDDYFPTKEGRKMDLFTQFAVIASDEAIKDAGLLEGVNKDRVGVIWGSGIGGLKTFQDECFNFAKGDGTPRYNPFFIPKMIADSSSGNISIKNGFRGPNFVTTSACASSSDAIVAAYNYIRLGMADVVVTGGSEAAITEAGVGGFNALKAMSERNDDAATGSRPYDKDRDGFVLGEGAGALILEAYEHAQARGAKIYAEIIGGGLSSDAYHITAPDPTGEGVVLVMQNALRDAGIQPEEVDYINTHGTSTPLGDGAEVKAIQKVFGEHAYKLNISSTKSMTGHLLGGAGGIEAVASILAIQHGIVPPTINHFTDDPELDPKLNFTFNEAQPREVKVAMSNTFGFGGHNTSVVFRKFEE; this comes from the coding sequence ATGGCTTTTCGGAGAGTTGTCGTTACTGGCCTGGGCGCCATCACGCCGCTGGGTAGCACCGTTCCTGCTTACTGGGAAGGGCTGCGCCAAGGCATCAGCGGTGCCGCGCCCATCACCCGCTTCGACGCCAGCAAGTTCAAGACCCGCTTCGCCTGCGAAGTGAAGAACTACAGTCCGGATGACTACTTCCCCACCAAGGAAGGTCGGAAAATGGACCTGTTCACGCAATTTGCCGTCATCGCCAGCGACGAAGCCATTAAAGATGCCGGCTTGCTCGAAGGAGTAAACAAGGATCGGGTAGGCGTAATCTGGGGCTCGGGCATTGGGGGGCTGAAAACCTTCCAGGACGAGTGTTTCAACTTCGCCAAAGGCGACGGAACGCCGCGCTACAACCCCTTCTTCATCCCTAAAATGATTGCCGACAGCTCGTCGGGCAACATTTCCATCAAAAACGGCTTCCGCGGCCCCAACTTCGTAACGACGTCGGCCTGCGCCTCGTCGTCGGATGCTATTGTGGCGGCCTACAACTACATCCGCCTCGGCATGGCCGACGTGGTGGTGACGGGCGGCTCGGAAGCAGCCATTACGGAGGCGGGCGTAGGGGGCTTCAATGCCCTCAAGGCCATGAGCGAGCGGAACGACGATGCCGCTACCGGCTCGCGCCCTTATGACAAGGACCGGGACGGTTTCGTGCTGGGTGAAGGCGCCGGCGCCCTGATTCTGGAAGCGTACGAGCACGCCCAGGCCCGCGGCGCCAAGATCTACGCCGAAATCATCGGTGGCGGTCTGTCGTCGGATGCCTACCACATCACGGCCCCCGACCCTACGGGCGAAGGCGTGGTGCTGGTGATGCAGAACGCCCTGCGCGACGCTGGCATTCAGCCCGAAGAGGTGGATTACATCAACACCCACGGCACCAGCACGCCCCTCGGCGACGGTGCCGAGGTGAAGGCCATTCAGAAGGTCTTTGGCGAGCACGCCTACAAGCTCAACATCAGCTCCACCAAGAGCATGACCGGCCACCTGCTGGGCGGCGCGGGCGGTATTGAGGCCGTGGCCAGCATTCTGGCCATTCAGCACGGCATCGTGCCCCCCACCATCAACCACTTCACCGACGACCCCGAACTGGACCCCAAGCTGAACTTCACGTTCAATGAGGCCCAGCCGCGCGAGGTGAAGGTGGCCATGAGCAACACCTTCGGCTTTGGCGGGCACAACACGTCGGTGGTGTTCCGTAAGTTCGAAGAGTAG
- the rnc gene encoding ribonuclease III — MSGLPLFGFFRRMLGHDKAFRQAIATVTGRTPQNVRLYHLAFTHSSVVKQQPTTGRHQSNERLEFLGDAVLGTVVAEYLFRKFPYEQEGFLTEMRSRIVNRESLNGLALKLGLDKLVQLDPGQGRAARSRSVNGNALEALVGAVYLDQGYKAARKFVLSRLVKPYVDVKSLTETTANFKSKLIEWAQRNGKAIRYDLNGEARPGGVMEFTASVVLDDEVVATGMGLSKKQAEQLAAERALAALGV, encoded by the coding sequence ATGAGTGGCTTACCCTTGTTCGGGTTTTTTCGGCGGATGCTGGGCCACGATAAGGCCTTCCGCCAGGCCATTGCCACGGTAACCGGCCGCACGCCTCAAAACGTGCGGCTTTACCATTTGGCCTTTACCCATTCGTCGGTGGTGAAGCAGCAGCCTACCACCGGGCGCCACCAAAGCAACGAGCGGCTGGAGTTTCTCGGCGACGCCGTGCTGGGCACAGTGGTGGCCGAGTACCTGTTTCGCAAGTTTCCGTACGAGCAGGAAGGCTTCCTGACCGAGATGCGCAGCCGCATCGTGAACCGGGAAAGCCTCAACGGCCTGGCCCTCAAGCTGGGCCTCGACAAGCTGGTACAGTTGGACCCCGGCCAGGGCCGCGCCGCCCGTTCGCGCTCCGTGAACGGCAACGCCCTAGAGGCGCTGGTGGGCGCCGTGTACCTCGACCAGGGCTATAAGGCGGCCCGCAAATTCGTGCTCAGCCGCCTCGTAAAACCCTACGTGGACGTGAAATCTCTCACCGAAACAACGGCCAACTTCAAGAGCAAGCTCATTGAGTGGGCCCAGCGCAACGGCAAAGCCATCCGCTACGACCTCAACGGCGAGGCCCGCCCCGGCGGCGTCATGGAATTCACGGCCTCCGTGGTGCTTGACGACGAAGTGGTGGCTACCGGCATGGGGCTTTCCAAAAAGCAGGCCGAGCAGCTGGCTGCCGAACGGGCGCTGGCAGCGCTGGGCGTATAG